The Malus domestica chromosome 13, GDT2T_hap1 genome includes a window with the following:
- the LOC139190484 gene encoding uncharacterized protein translates to MIRVPRDDAKRGGRGGGRANWPARSESGRGKNPAQPAELRDEKKETKAVESSMSKLQLDDDTPTAKKKRYRESKKCHSQNEHCAVCLMDGHHQYLCPYRESVPLGVTKVGEGYILMCRTCGFVGNVCLHGRSYARPYRRCYWRLKHGYPIHEEVEQIRARQREMAEMSKARVERGEPSLLDDTSSDSSSDTSSDSSSDSSSEI, encoded by the exons ATGATCCGGGTACCCAGAGACGACGCCAAGCGCGGAGGCAGAGGCGGAGGCAGGGCCAATTGGCCCGCGCGATCAGAGTCCGGGCGGGGGAAGAATCCAGCCCAACCGGCGGAGCTCCGAG AtgagaagaaagaaacaaaagctGTCGAAAGCTCTATGAGTAAACTCCAACTTGATGATGATACTCCTACTGCAAAGAAGAAACGTTACCGTGAGTCTAAGAAATGCCATTCTCAGAATGAGCATTGTGCAGTTTGCCTTATGGACGGCCACCACCAATATCTGTGTCCCTACCGGGAAAGTGTCCCGTTGGGCGTAACTAAAGTTGGAGAGGGCTATATACTAATGTGTAGGACTTGTGGTTTTGTGGGTAACGTCTGCCTTCATGGCCGCTCTTATGCTCGTCCCTATAGGCGGTGTTATTGGCGTCTAAAACATGGGTACCCAATCCACGAGGAAGTGGAGCAAATCAGGGCAAGACAGAGAGAAATGGCTGAAATGTCCAAGGCACGAGTGGAGAGAGGTGAACCATCCTTATTGGATGATACCTCTTCCGATTCCTCTTCTGATACCTCTTCCGATTCCTCTTCTGATTCCTCTTCTGAGATATAA